Genomic DNA from Podospora pseudoanserina strain CBS 124.78 chromosome 4, whole genome shotgun sequence:
TGGTTCACTGCGACGCCGGGATGTCCAGCAATGTTTACTCGTTGACATTGGACGCTGGCCCGATGCGCGAAACAACCAGCCACATCTTTCACGACGTGGTGCACAGGGACGACGCCTGGCAGCGTGCCGCGCGAACCCAGTTCGGTCTTGAGTCCAACGACGGCGATTTGGCAGCCCTCTGCCGGGCGGGCCAGTACCCATCCATGCAATCTCTAAACAGAATCACTCAAATTTACAAGTGCGCCGTCTTCACAGAAGCTCTCGCTGCGCTAGCTTCCGGTACCTCTTCTCGGGGTGTCCGCTTTGGCGGCAACTTCGATGCCGCCACGCCCTGGAGCGCCGCAGAAGTTGACGCTCTTGTCGAGAAACACAGCAAACTCGATGTCGATGAGTGGGTAGAAACGTATTTTGACAGGGCAGATCACCCCATGTTTGTTGACCCCGAAAAAAGGGTACCAAACGGTCCCGCCGTACCCCAAGTTCTTTGATCACTTTTTACCAAATGTCGTGGTCGATCGAGCCCTGCCTTATCGTGTGTGTATCGACAACAATCCGTACGTACCAAACACGAACTgggaagacgacgacgactgATGTTGGCGGTGGGTGTGTATAACACGGAGGATTAGGTGGATGGGTACATTGGTGTAACTTGCCTACCTTACTTTAGGTAGATAAAAATTTACCAGCATGTGTTGCCGTGTGGTGAACACCCAGACACTCATTTTGAGAGAAATCCAATGCTGTTTCTGGAAGACATACTGCCAAAATCGGAGGAAGATTTCTTCTTCATTTTTACATTCGCAACCCTAAGTCTTCCAATGAACCTGAAGTATATAAGGCCGATAGAAAATAAAATTCGAAAATCAAACGGGCTGTAGAAAATATAGGTATTTTGGTATATCGAGCTTGTATTTTTAGGCTTTTTGGCGGAAGAATAACTCTTTATATATTTAGATATTTATATTCCAATTATGAAAACCGAGATTAAGATTatatgtgacgaacccctatccagaacctctgaaagggatactggtagaaggcacttctgaacaatcctggttcggtacagctaaacagtgtacaacaaatgGCTTATCTTAATCACGATAGTCtagataccaacgattgtaa
This window encodes:
- a CDS encoding hypothetical protein (EggNog:ENOG503PE3A); this encodes MSSNVYSLTLDAGPMRETTSHIFHDVVHRDDAWQRAARTQFGLESNDGDLAALCRAGQYPSMQSLNRITQIYKCAVFTEALAALASGTSSRGVRFGGNFDAATPWSAAEVDALVEKHSKLDVDEWVETYFDRADHPMFVDPEKRVPNGPAVPQVL